The region TCAAAAAAAACCTGAAAACGTAAGTTTTGAACGGCTTTAATATCTTCGGGAGTTTTAGCAAGTCGCACTTCTAAATCCCCAAGTGAAAGCTGGGGCCAAGAATCTTGATTTACGGCCTGTTCGGTTGGAAGAGGACTCACCATATTGTACTAACTCTACCTTCAGTTTGGTCTAACGGCTACATATTTATAATAATATTTCACTGGGTACAATAATGTTTCGGTTGCTCGGGGACAATCCCAAAATTTGGATTATCCATGAGAAAGATAGAATAAAGGCCTTCTCTATACCAAAAAGAGTAAGGCCTTTATTCTACAAACGCCTAAGCAGATTTGCGTCGACGGGATCTTGTACCAAGACCGATTGTTTTAGCAAGTTGACTTCTTTGCTTCGTGTAGTTTGGTGCAACTACAGGATAATCTGGTCCGAGGCCCCAACGCTCTCTGTATTCATCGATCGTCATATTGTAGGCAGTCCTGAGGTGGCGCTTAAGCATTTTAAGCTTTTTCCCATCTTCAAGGCAGACGATATAATCTGGGGTGATCGACTCGTCAATTGGAACAGCTGGTTCTGAACGTGGAAGGCGAATAGTTGCTCCACCTCCAATTGATGAAAGTGCACTAAATACTTGCTGAATTAGTGTTGGGAGCTCAGTAACAGGAACTGTATTGTTTGTTACGTGCGCAGAAACTACATCCGTAGTAAGGCAAAGTAGTTCTGACTTTGTCAGTTGTTCGCTCATAAGTTATAACCTCTTTAAAACTATGAATTGTCATTAAAAACTATAAAACTCGACACTAATTGTGCGTTGCTTGAGCGGATACTACACAAGTATGTTTAATATTGAAAGTATTTTTTTGCTTTTTCTTTATTTTTATGAATAAGTGGCTATTTTTTTATAAATAATAGCGGTTTCAATAGTCGAACCTTGTCTGGAGTAGTAGTTGGATCTTTGATGTATTCTTTCAAACCCCAATGATTTATAAAATTTTTGGGCCACTAAGTTGTCTTTTGCGACCTCTAGAAAAATATTTATTGGGTTTATTTTACTTTCGTCAAAAATATATTTTAGTAATAAGTGGTAGAGAGCCTTTCCAACGCCTTTGTTTTGATATTTTTTCTGGACTGCAATTGCTTGTATTTCAACGTCTTCATACAGAGAGCTAAATAGGATGAAGCCTACAATATCAGAATCAAATATGGCTTTAAACGCCGTATAGCGAGAGATTTTTAAAGACTCTTCTATTGTGTGGCTGCTCCATGCTGCATCAGCATATAGTTTCCATAGAGAACTTAGTTCTGCAGCATCATTTGCTGTTGCTGTCTCGTAAATTATGCTTTTGCTATATTTGTTTTGGGGATCTGACATAGGCTGGCTTTAAATAAAAGGGCGAGATCGAATCAGCAGTTTCTATGTTAATTGCTGATAGACCTGCATACTTTGCGTGGGGGATCGATTTACTAGGATCAAATTCAATATTGGGAATGTGGCACACTTCTCCCTTTATAAGGTTTTGCCCGTCTCCAATAATTCGCAGTGGAACTTCTGGTAAGAATGAAGGAATTTCTTCTGGATAGAGACAAACAGCTTCTCCAACTTCTTCGAGTGATGGTGAAAGCAACTGTGTGTATACCTCATTGCGTTTCGTATCTATGACTACCAGAGTATGTTTTCTTTCTGCTTGTTGATGGTTAAGAGCAGTTGCGAGTGTTCTAAAAGTTGTGACTCCCACTAAGGGAATATTGCCTGCTAAGGCTAAGGCACGTCCTGTTGAGATACCGATTCGAATTCCTGTGAAAGATCCTGGTCCGACTGTCGTTACAATTTTCTTTAGGTCCTTAAAGTAAAGGTTTTCTTGTTCCAGGAGGCTAATTATTGAGGGCAGTAAGTGGGCAGCGTGACCTCTTTCTCTCGACTCGAAGTGTTCAGCGATAACTTTACCATCCCTGATGAGGGCGACGGACAAGGCTTTGCATGTAGTATCGAAAGCTAAAATCATTTTACTGATAAAACTCCTGTATGACTCTTATCATATCCTATTAATCCTTCAAAAATTAGTTGCGGAAACCTATAGGATTTTTGCGACCGTGTCAAAGCTTAGCCTTGGAGCGCGCGGGTAGAGTGCTTTGGGATCCCCGTATCCAAGGTTGCATAGGAAATCAGACTTTAGGATGCCATCTGGGAAAAATTCCCCATTTACGCCTTCATTGTCAAATCCTGACATAGGGCCACAATCCAACCCTAGACTTCTGGCTGCAATCATGAAGTAGGCTGCTTGCAAAGTAGCATTTCGTT is a window of Alphaproteobacteria bacterium DNA encoding:
- a CDS encoding MucR family transcriptional regulator, producing MSEQLTKSELLCLTTDVVSAHVTNNTVPVTELPTLIQQVFSALSSIGGGATIRLPRSEPAVPIDESITPDYIVCLEDGKKLKMLKRHLRTAYNMTIDEYRERWGLGPDYPVVAPNYTKQRSQLAKTIGLGTRSRRRKSA
- the rimI gene encoding ribosomal protein S18-alanine N-acetyltransferase, with protein sequence MSDPQNKYSKSIIYETATANDAAELSSLWKLYADAAWSSHTIEESLKISRYTAFKAIFDSDIVGFILFSSLYEDVEIQAIAVQKKYQNKGVGKALYHLLLKYIFDESKINPINIFLEVAKDNLVAQKFYKSLGFERIHQRSNYYSRQGSTIETAIIYKKIATYS
- the tsaB gene encoding tRNA (adenosine(37)-N6)-threonylcarbamoyltransferase complex dimerization subunit type 1 TsaB, translated to MILAFDTTCKALSVALIRDGKVIAEHFESRERGHAAHLLPSIISLLEQENLYFKDLKKIVTTVGPGSFTGIRIGISTGRALALAGNIPLVGVTTFRTLATALNHQQAERKHTLVVIDTKRNEVYTQLLSPSLEEVGEAVCLYPEEIPSFLPEVPLRIIGDGQNLIKGEVCHIPNIEFDPSKSIPHAKYAGLSAINIETADSISPFYLKPAYVRSPKQI